A genomic stretch from Onychostoma macrolepis isolate SWU-2019 chromosome 02, ASM1243209v1, whole genome shotgun sequence includes:
- the tmem275a gene encoding transmembrane protein 275, which yields MVCSEQSSGTSVPKKETQTRKKRKSRPQGLPSPALCCACGLCIMLAGINITLVGAFAFSTLVPSSNPPIIIGPILLLVAFSFFGACCICSRLPPPQSSRRSKGGGGLGFMGRGGGGLSGGAAFEIETSEHTMQDTTAVQLSPTNSPCSSHASSPEREAPATATNATVPAPEYVPPRACKLFTMETNGPNSAAFSASTGGGGAVRLTLPSDCAAT from the coding sequence ATGGTTTGCAGCGAACAGAGTTCTGGCACATCAGTGCCCAAAAAGGAAACGCAGACCCGCAAGAAGCGGAAATCCCGTCCTCAGGGTCTGCCTTCTCCAGCCCTCTGCTGTGCATGTGGATTGTGCATTATGTTGGCAGGCATCAACATCACCTTAGTAGGCGCCTTCGCCTTCAGCACACTTGTGCCCTCTAGCAATCCCCCAATCATCATCGGACCTATACTCCTGCTGGTAGCGTTCTCCTTCTTCGGGGCTTGCTGCATCTGCAGTCGTTTGCCTCCGCCTCAGAGCTCTCGACGCTCCAAAGGAGGTGGCGGTTTGGGATTCATGGGTCGGGGCGGAGGGGGGTTGAGTGGAGGGGCGGCATTTGAGATTGAGACCAGCGAACACACGATGCAGGACACCACAGCCGTGCAGCTCAGCCCCACCAACTCACCCTGCTCCTCTCACGCCTCCAGCCCCGAAAGAGAGGCTCCTGCCACCGCCACCAACGCCACCGTTCCCGCCCCAGAGTACGTCCCTCCACGAGCCTGCAAGCTCTTCACAATGGAGACCAATGGACCCAACTCAGCAGCTTTTTCTGCTTCTACAGGGGGTGGAGGGGCGGTCCGGCTCACTTTGCCATCAGACTGTGCCGCCACTTAA